Proteins co-encoded in one Rhopalosiphum maidis isolate BTI-1 chromosome 2, ASM367621v3, whole genome shotgun sequence genomic window:
- the LOC113551034 gene encoding uncharacterized protein LOC113551034, producing MTDNMENTNNAECKALSIEPRVLNETIFKTDITSIKSYDLEDQQKEEDLLYTGSLYANNRNNKILNDIAIPMTKDIVISSVNNILIDLNNDVKENLTTLPRPEAQIIHREGVGINNITEVTNEIFPKSDTIYLKSDDMDDQRKEVELESVNFKLISNPTKLLYANNKEEKILIDVKPTKDLVMSAIDRLLIDLNNDVKVELTTFPRPAAHKTHRDGVRMNTTALRREMYIKNRLQKK from the exons atgacAGATAACATGGAAAACACAA ACAATGCGGAATGTAAGGCATTATCCATTGAACCACGGGTCCTgaatgaaacaatttttaaaacagataTAACATCTATAAAATCATATGATCTAGAGGATCAACAAAAAGAAGAGGATCTGCTATATACAGGTTCTTTATATGCAAATAAcagaaataacaaaatattaaatgacatAGCAATACCAATGACAAAAGATATAGTTATAAG CAGcgtaaacaacattttaatcgATTTGAATAACGACGTCAAAGAGAATTTAACAACTCTTCCACGGCCAGAAGCACAGATAATCCATAGAGAAGGTGTTGGAATCAATAACATAACAGAAGTTACAAACGAAATATTTCCTAAATcagatacaatatatttaaaatcagatGATATGGATGATCAACGAAAAGAAGTAGAGTTGGAATctgtcaattttaaattaatttcaaacccaacaaaactattatatgcaaataataaagaggaaaaaatacttattgatGTGAAACCAACAAAGGATTTGGTTATGAG CGCAATCGACCGTCTTTTAATCGATTTGAATAATGACGTCAAAGTGGAATTAACGACTTTCCCGCGGCCTGCGGCACACAAGACCCATAGAGATGGCGTTCGAATGAATACTACAGCTTTAAGAAgagaaatgtatattaaaaacagaCTACAAAAAAAGTAG